The genomic window GCAGTTCAGAGAGAGGGTCAGTATGGCGTTGGTCAGGGGCTTACTGTAAAGGACCTGATCGCCATGGCAGGGGGCCTTAGGTATTTTGCCTTTACAGATGAGGCTGAGATAACCAGGGTAGTCGTTACTCAGAAAGGACCTGAGACTACGAAGCTGCCTATCAATCTTAGAAAGGCCATGGATGGCGACCCCAGGCATAACCTCCCGCTGCAGGAAAATGACTACCTGATTGTAAAGAGCGTCCCGGAATGGGAATTATACAGGACTGTAACCATTGAAGGTGAGGTAAGATTTCCAGGGATGTATACTATCAGGAAGGGGGAGACACTGTCATCACTCCTGAAGCGCGCGGGTGGTTATACGGACAAGGCGTATCTCAAGGGTACAATATTTAACCGGGAATCTGTCAGGGAACTGCAGCAGAGACAGAATGAGGAGTCAGTAGACAGGTTAGAGCGGCAGATGATGATCCAGTCAGCAGGAACAATTGAAGCTGCTCTAACTCCTGAAGACGCAAGCCAGCAGAAACTGGTTTTTGAGCAGAGAATGGCGCTCCTGGAAAAGTTAAGATCAGCCCAGGCAAGGGGGAGGCTCAGTATCAGGTTAGACCCAATTGACCGATTTGAGGGTTCTCCCTATGATATTGCGCTGGAAAATAAAGATAGGATCGTGATTCCTGAAAAGCCCCAGCAGGTCCAGGTGATAGGCTCTGTCTATAATCAGACCGCCTTTGTATATGACCCTCAGGGTACAGTATCAACCTATATATCAAAGGCCGGCGGTATGACTCGGGATGCAGACAAGAAGGAGATGTATGTCTTAAAGGTGGATGGCTCTGCTGTGAGTAAAAGGGCCTCAGGGGGGGTGTTTGGCAGCTGGGGAGAGCTCGACCCTGGTGACACTATCGTTGTTCCGGAAAAGATCGAAAAGATAGCGTGGCTGAAGGAGGTCAAGGACATAACACAGATACTCTATCAGATAGCCGTTACTGCCGGTGTCTTGATAGTTGCCTTTTAAGATATGCCATTTAATTTTACGAGACTGTCTATCCCTGACATTGTACTAATAGAACCGCGGGCCTTCCGTGACGGGCGGGGTTTCTTTATTGAGACATATAAGTATTCTGAATTTGCCTTTGCAGGAATATCCGGCCATTTCCTGCAGGACAATCACTCGCAATCTTCTAAAGGTGTCTTGCGCGGACTTCATTATCAGTTAAATCCGAAGGCCCAGGGGAAATTGCTTAGATGCCCAAAGGGGAAGATATTTGACGTGGCAGTTGATATCAGGAGGGGTTCACCTGATTACGGAAAGTGGGTCGGCATTGAGCTCTCTGAAGAAAATAATAGTATGCTCTACATACCGCCGGGCTTTGCACACGGATTTTTGACACTCAGTGATATGGCAGATGTCCTTTATAAATGTACGGAAGAATACTCGCCGGAACATGAAAGGGGTATTGCCTGGAATGATCCGGAAGTTAATATTGACTGGCCAATAAAGACCCCCATCCTTTCGGCAAAGGACCTGTCGTACGGGACGTTGAAGGATGCAGATAACAATTTCAGGAGAGAATAGATCATGCCCACTAATCTTGTCCT from Nitrospirota bacterium includes these protein-coding regions:
- the rfbC gene encoding dTDP-4-dehydrorhamnose 3,5-epimerase — its product is MPFNFTRLSIPDIVLIEPRAFRDGRGFFIETYKYSEFAFAGISGHFLQDNHSQSSKGVLRGLHYQLNPKAQGKLLRCPKGKIFDVAVDIRRGSPDYGKWVGIELSEENNSMLYIPPGFAHGFLTLSDMADVLYKCTEEYSPEHERGIAWNDPEVNIDWPIKTPILSAKDLSYGTLKDADNNFRRE